A single Strix aluco isolate bStrAlu1 chromosome 38, bStrAlu1.hap1, whole genome shotgun sequence DNA region contains:
- the TNFSF14 gene encoding tumor necrosis factor ligand superfamily member 14, producing the protein MGDGVFALAGPWPPVPPPGAPMGAASRPIPVWRRRVRGRAWGQWVLGTLVALALVAVAVQGWVLAGVRGELQRVTAQLQASGDQQLSEKVLQGGSPKLETAAHLIADADVSSQPNGSLRWEPAKSWAFIRGLGYHGGSLVCHQPGLYFVYSKVQLGAPGCSAQAATLHGIHKRTPRYPGVLDLLVNKVIYCHQARGVPWARHSFLGGLVHLETGDEVFTRVQAPELVRVVDGTRSYFGMFMV; encoded by the exons ATGGGGGACGGCGTCTTCGCCCTGGCGGGGCCCTGGCCACCagtgcccccccccggggcacccatgggtgctgcctcCCGCCCCATCCCGGTGTGGAGGCGACGGGTGCGGGGACGAGCTTGGGGACAGTGGGTGTTGGGGACACTGGTGGCCCTGGCACTGGTGGCGGTGGcagtgcagggctgggtgctggcgGGGGTCCGGGGGGAGCTGCAGAGGGTGACGGCGCAGCTGCAG GCCAGTGGGGACCAGCAGCTGTCGGAGAAGGTGCTGCAAGGTGGGTCCCCAAAACTGG AAACAGCGGCTCATCTCATAG ccgacGCCGACGTCTCATCGCAACCCAACGGGTCCCTTCGGTGGGAACCGGCCAAGTCGTGGGCCTTCATCCGGGGCCTGGGCTACCACGGCGGCTCCCTCGTTTGCCACCAGCCCGGCCTCTACTTCGTTTACTCCAAGGTGCAGCTGGGCGCTCCGGGGTGCTCGGCACAGGCCGCCACCCTCCACGGCATCCACAAACGAACCCCCCGTTATCCCGGTGTCCTCGACCTTCTGGTGAATAAGGTGATTTATTGTCACCAGGCTCGGGGGGTCCCCTGGGCCCGACACAGTTTTTTGGGGGGACTCGTGCACCTCGAAACGGGCGACGAGGTTTTCACCCGCGTGCAGGCGCCCGAGCTGGTGCGGGTGGTGGATGGCACCCGCTCTTATTTTGGGATGTTTATGGTGTGA
- the C3 gene encoding complement C3: MGAPVLPLFLGLLLLHVTPTHAQMVTMVTPAVLRLETEEQVVLEAPGLTAQAEATLLVQDFPLKRHVLYQIRVPLSPAEGMLATTTIKVSAKALPQAAEKQFVSVSVRVAQVSLEKVLLVSFQSGHIFVQTDKPIYTPGSTVLCRLFALDHLMKPVAKTVIVEVKTPDNVIIKQTSVSSPTKTGIFSLNHNLPSIVSLGTWTIMAKFEDSPEKVFQTNFEVKEYVLPSFEVVLEPEEKFLYIDRNEDFRVSIIARYLYGKHLQGTAFVLFGVMVDDEKKSIPQSLRRVQVIDGNGEAVLPMAMLRQRFANYQELVGHSLYVSVTVITESGSDMVEAQRTGIHIVTSPYTIHFTHTPKYFKPGMPFDLTVYVTNPDESPAPRVTVKADGFQGLVSTQRDGTAKLVLNMPANKNTVPITVRTAQPGLPPDRQASRQMTATAYHSQGGSGNFLHLAVGAIELQPGDNLPVNFHLKSNSNSVRDSVQYFTYLIMSKGRIVRVGRQRHEAGQTLVTMSLPVTAELIPSFRIVAYYFVMPGEIVADSIWVDVKDTCMGTLVVKGATEADNRVHDPGTPMRLRIEGDHNAHVGLVAVDKGVFVLNKNKLTQSKVWDTVEKSDIGCTPGSGKDNVGVFADAGLSLITNMKIATPQRGDVQCPQPAKRKRRSLQLIEYKGNKAAEYTDKVLRKCCEDGMKENPMGHSCEHRTNYIQDGEACVRAFLDCCNYIKGIRDQKQHEFLELARRVGPLRPRSRGMLPPPGEAEDDFLAEEDITSRSLFPESWLWQVEPLTEPPNELGISTKTLPVYLKDSITTWEVLAISLSPTKGLCVADPYEITVMKEFFIDLRLPYSVVRNEQVEIRAVLYNYWLHDITVRVELMHNPAVCSASTPKARYQQIIKLKAQSSWAVPFVIVPLQLGLHDIEVKGAVRGKDVADGVKKKLKVVPEGVRLEKTVKIVELDPKNKGVNGVQEEKVRAANISDIVPNTESDTRVSIQGNPVSIMVEKAIDGDKLKHLIVTPSGCGEQNMIGMTPTVIATHYLDTTLQWESLGVDRRTEAIELITKGYTQELAYRKPDGSFSTFTNSAPSTWLTAYVTKVFSMAIKLINIEPEVICGAVKWLILEKQKPDGIFQEDAPVLHKPMLGGYQGAEPEVSLTAFVLVALLEAREICKNHVNNLDRSISDAADYLSRRYQSLARPYTVALTSYALALAGKLKSEKVLMKFSKEGRSWEERNARTYNIEGTSYALLALLQMEKVELTGPVARWLAQQNYFGDSYGSTQATIMVFQALAQYQAATPRQLELNLDVSVLLPRRASAITYRIENRNALVARSAETKFNEDFTVKAEGTGKGTMTVVTIYNAKIPEKDNKCDSFDLQVQVEDVNAGSQQEGIFRSVKITICTRHLDNVDATMSILDVSMLTGFTPDLQDLKRLTDGVDRYISKFEIDQGQSDRSNLIIYLDKISHKAEECFSFRAHQRFQVGLIQPASVSVYTYYKIDDRCTRFYHPDKDGGKLSKICHGDVCRCAEENCFMRQKHEVPITVDQRIERACEPGVDYVYKVKLVATGETSSHDNYIMTILSVIKMGTDEDPAGSNRTFVSHKQCRDALRLQIGQDYLLWGLASDLWVTGSRFSYLIGKDTWLEAWPSEEVCQEPDLQPLCQDFVEFAEAMTMFGCPS; encoded by the exons ATGGGGGCTCCGGTGCTGCCCCTCTTCCTcggcctcctgctgctgcacgTGACCCCCACCCATGCCCAAAT GGTGACGATGGTGACACCAGCGGTGCTGCGGCTGGAGACGGAGGAGCAGGTGGTGCTGGAGGCGCCGGGGTTGACTGCCCAGGCCGAGGCCACCCTCCTGGTGCAGGACTTTCCCCTCAAGCGCCACGTGCTCTACCAGATCCGTGTGCCCCTGAGCCCCGCCGAGGGCATGTTGGCCACCACCACCATCAAG GTGTCGGCCAAGGCACTGCCACAGGCAGCGGAGAAGCAGTTTGTTTCGGTGTCGGTGCGAGTGGCCCAGGTGTCCCTGGAGAAGGTCCTGCTGGTGTCATTCCAGAGTGGCCACATTTTCGTGCAGACTGACAAGCCCATCTACACTCCTGGCTCCACTG TGCTCTGCCGCTTATTTGCTCTGGACCACCTCATGAAGCCAGTGGCCAAGACAGTGATCGTGGAGGTCAAG ACGCCTGATAATGTCATCATCAAGCAAACGTCTGTGTCCTCGCCCACGAAGACCGGCATCTTCTCCCTCAACCACAACCTACCCAGCATCGTTAG CCTGGGAACATGGACAATAATGGCCAAATTTGAAGACTCACCAGAAAAGGTCTTCCAAACCAATTTTGAAGTCAAGGAGTATG TGCTTCCAAGCTTTGAGGTGGTCCTGGAGCCGGAGGAGAAGTTCCTCTACATTGACCGGAATGAAGATTTCCGAGTGTCCATCATAGCCAG GTACCTGTACGGGAAGCACCTGCAGGGGACAGCCTTCGTCCTCTTCGGTGTTATGGTGGACGACGAGAAGAAGAGCATCCCCCAGTCACTGCGGCGTGTCCAG GTGATTGACGGGAACGGGGAAGCTGTGCTGCCCATGGCCATGCTGCGGCAGCGATTCGCCAACTACCAGGAGCTGGTGGGACATTCACTCTACGTCTCTGTCACCGTAATCACCGAGTCAG GCAGTGACATGGTGGAGGCACAACGCACTGGCATCCACATCGTGACATCCCCCTACACCATCCACTTCACCCACACCCCCAAGTACTTCAAGCCGGGGATGCCCTTCGATCTGACG GTCTACGTCACTAACCCAGATGAGTCCCCGGCTCCACGTGTCACCGTCAAGGCTGATGGCTTCCAGGGTCTCGTCTCCACCCAGCGTGACGGCACAGCCAAGCTGGTCCTCAACATGCCGGCCAACAAGAACACGGTCCCCATCACT GTGCGGACGGCCCAGCCAGGGCTGCCACCCGACCGCCAGGCCTCACGGCAGATGACTGCCACAGCTTACCACAGCCAGGGTGGTTCCGGCAACTTCCTCCACCTGGCCGTGGGGGCCATCGAGCTGCAGCCTGGTGACAACCTTCCCGTGAACTTCCACTTGAAGAGCAACAGCAACTCTGTCCGAGACTCCGTCCAGTACTTCACCTACCTG ATCATGAGCAAGGGACGCATCGTCCGTGTGGGGCGACAGCGGCACGAGGCCGGCCAGACCCTGGTCACCATGTCACTGCCAGTGACGGCTGAGCTCATCCCCTCCTTCCGCATTGTGGCCTACTACTTCGTGATGCCTGGCGAGATTGTTGCCGACTCCATCTGGGTTGATGTCAAGGACACTTGCATGGGCACC CTGGTGGTGAAGGGAGCGACAGAGGCTGACAACCGGGTGCACGATCCGGGGACACCCATGCGACTGCGCATCGAGGGTGACCACAACGCCCACGTGGGGTTGGTGGCCGTGGATAAGGGTGTCTTTGTCCTCAACAAGAACAAGCTCACCCAGTCCAAG GTTTGGGACACAGTGGAGAAGAGTGACATCGGCTGCACCCCGGGCAGCGGGAAGGACAACGTGGGTGTCTTTGCTGATGCTGGCCTCAGCCTGATCACCAACATGAAGATTGCCACGCCACAGCGAGGGG ATGTCCAGTGTCCTCAGCCTGCGAAACGCAAGCGCCGCTCCCTGCAGCTCATCGAGTACAAAGGCAACAAGG CGGCTGAGTACACGGACAAGGTGCTACGCAAGTGCTGTGAGGACGGCATGAAGGAGAACCCCATGGGCCACAGCTGCGAGCATCGGACCAACTACATCCAGGATGGAGAAGCCTGCGTCCGGGCCTTCCTCGACTGCTGCAACTACATCAAGGGCATCCGTGACCAGAAGCAGCACGAGTTCCTTGAGCTGGCTCGAA GGGTTGGGCCCCTGAGGCCACGGTCGAGAGGGATGCTGCCACCCCCAGGCGAGGCGGAAGATGACTTCCTGGCTGAGGAGGACATCACCTCACGGAGCCTCTTCCCGGAGAGCTGGCTGTGGCAGGTGGAGCCACTGACAGAGCCTCCCAATGAGCTGGG AATCTCCACGAAGACTCTGCCCGTGTACTTGAAGGACTCCATCACCACATGGGAGGTCCTGGCCATCAGCCTCTCACCGACGAAGG GGCTTTGCGTGGCTGATCCCTATGAGATCACGGTGATGAAGGAGTTCTTCATTGACCTGCGCCTGCCCTACTCCGTGGTGAGGAATGAGCAGGTGGAGATCCGTGCCGTCCTCTACAACTACTGGTTGCACGATATCACG GTACGCGTGGAGCTGATGCACAACCCAGCTGTGTGCAGTGCCTCCACCCCCAAGGCGCGCTACCAGCAGATCATCAAGCTGAAAGCCCAGTCGTCGTGGGCCGTGCCCTTTGTCATCGTGCCCTTACAGCTGGGGCTGCATGACATCGAGGTGAAGGGAGCCGTCCGGGGCAAGGACGTGGCTGATGGTGTCAAGAAGAAGCTCAAAGTTGTG CCCGAAGGGGTGAGGTTGGAGAAGACGGTGAAGATAGTTGAGCTGGACCCGAAGAACAAGGGAGTCA atGGTGTacaggaggagaaggtgagggcagCAAACATCTCTGATATTGTCCCCAACACCGAGTCGGACACCAGAGTCAGCATCCAAG GCAACCCTGTGTCCATCATGGTGGAGAAAGCCATTGATGGGGACAAGCTGAAGCACCTCATCGTGACGCCATCGGGCTGTGGGGAGCAAAACATGATCGGGATGACACCCACTGTCATTGCCACCCACTACCTGGACACCACCTTGCAGTGGGAAAGCCTCGGTGTTGACCGCCGCACGGAGGCCATCGAATTGATTACAAAGG GTTACACCCAAGAACTTGCTTACCGGAAACCTGATGGCTCGTTTTCGACCTTCACGAACAGTGCACCGAGCACCTG GTTGACAGCCTACGTGACCAAAGTCTTTTCCATGGCCATCAAGCTGATAAACATTGAGCCTGAAGTGATTTGTGGTGCCGTGAAATGGCTCATCTTGGAGAAGCAGAAGCCAGATGGGATTTTCCAAGAAGATGCTCCTGTCCTCCATAAACCGATGTTG GGAGGCTACCAGGGTGCCGAGCCTGAGGTGTCGCTGACAGCCTTTGTCCTCGTCGCGCTGCTGGAGGCCCGGGAGATCTGCAAGAACCACGTCAAC AACTTGGACCGCAGCATCTCCGACGCTGCCGACTACCTTTCCCGGAGGTACCAGTCACTGGCCCGACCCTACACGGTGGCCCTGACCTCCTATGCCTTGGCCCTGGCAGGGAAACTCAAAAGCGAGAAAGTTCTCATGAAGTTTTCCAAAG AGGGCAGAAGTTGGGAGGAACGCAACGCCCGTACCTACAACATCGAGGGGACATCCTACGCGTTGCTGGCCTTGCTGCAAATGGAGAAAGTGGAGCTGACAGGGCCAGTGGCCCGCTGGCTTGCCCAGCAGAACTACTTCGGTGATAGCTACGGATCTACTCAG GCCACCATCATGGTATTCCAAGCATTGGCCCAGTACCAGGCAGCAACTCCACGGCAGCTCGAGCTCAACCTTGACGTGTCGGTGCTGCTGCCGCGCCGGGCCAGTGCCATCACCTACCGCATCGAGAACCGCAACGCCCTGGTGGCACGTTCCGCCGAG ACTAAGTTCAACGAGGACTTCACAGTGAAAGCTGAGGGCACGGGCAAGGGGACGATGACGGTGGTGACCATCTACAATGCCAAGATCCCCGAGAAGGACAACAAGTGTGACAGTTTTGACCTGCAGGTGCAGGTGGAGGATGTGAACGCAG GCAGTCAACAGGAGGGCATCTTTCGCTCCGTCAAGATCACCATCTGCACCAG GCACCTGGACAACGTGGATGCCACCATGTCCATCCTTGATGTCTCCATGCTCACGGGCTTCACGCCTGACCTCCAGGACCTGAAGAGG CTCACGGATGGGGTGGACAGGTACATCTCCAAGTTTGAGATCGACCAAGGACAGTCGGACCGCAGCAACCTCATCATCTACCTCGACAag aTCTCGCACAAGGCCGAGGAGTGTTTCTCCTTCAGGGCCCACCAGCGGTTCCAGGTGGGCTTGATCCAGCCGGCGTCAGTCAGTGTCTACACCTACTACAAGATCG ATGACCGCTGCACCCGTTTCTACCATCCGGACAAGGACGGTGGGAAACTGAGCAAGATCTGCCATGGGGACGTGTGCCGCTGTGCCGAAg AAAACTGCTTCATGCGGCAAAAGCACGAAGTCCCGATCACCGTTGACCAACGCATTGAGCGCGCCTGCGAGCCGGGAGTTGACTACG TGTACAAGGTGAAGCTGGTGGCAACAGGGGAGACGTCGTCCCATGACAACTACATCATGACCATCCTCTCCGTCATCAAGATGG GCACCGACGAGGACCCAGCAGGAAGCAACCGCACCTTCGTGAGCCACAAGCAGTGCCGAGACGCTCTGAGGCTCCAGATCGGCCAGGACTACCTGCTCTGGGGGTTGGCTAGTGACTTGTGGGTCACCGGCAGCCG CTTCTCCTACCTCATCGGCAAGGACACGTGGCTGGAGGCGTGGCCCTCGGAGGAGGTATGTCAAGAGCCCGACCTTCAACCCCTCTGCCAGGACTTCGTTGAGTTCGCCGAGGCCATGACCATGTTTGGGTGCCCATCCTAA